A region of the Gallaecimonas mangrovi genome:
ATAGCCAGTAAATGCGCGGTTCCTGTTTGCATTAATTGCTGGTTTTGCTCGCGGCTTATAAGGTGCCTGTCACCGGTGAGTAGCGCCAGCATCAAGCCTTGCTGGGAAAAAGGGGCAAGTTGTGTTTGTAAGTAATGATGCCAGCGGCTTTGCCAGTTCGCCGAACCGCTGACAGCCGCCACTGATTTCACGTAACCGACCGCCACCAGACCGGTGGCCGCATCACGCCGGGCATAACTGCGGCTGCCCGGATTGCGTCTATGCTCTAGGGGTTTGAGTTTGGCAACGGCATTAATGGTTTGGCCTGGCACCGGTTTAGGTGACGCGAGGTACCAGCCAAGGCGGGCAATAAATGGAGTGACCTTTTGTCCATCCACTTGTTTAATTTGAACATAAAGCGTTGTACCTGCTGCCAGCACCTGGCCGTTTATGCTATGGTCTTGTGCAGGCAGCGGCGGCCTTGGCACAGAAAGGCCCGACAGGCTGGAATAGCATATCCCTACCAGAAAAACCGCCAGGCAAAGCCTTTTCAAGTACAGCAATATCAAGGCCAGGCAACACAGCATGACCAAAATGAAGGCACTTGGAAGCTGCTCCCAGAACAATGGGGTTATCAGGCCCAGCAGCCAGCTCAGCAGAGGCAAGACTTTCATCCTTACGTGGTTTCCTGGAGTGAATAGACGTTCATGCCTAAGAAGACAATAAAGCGGTTTATGCCGGATCACGCCAAGATCCGTAACCATAAGCATTTGAAGATTTTTGGCAGTTTGGTCAATGAACCAAACTTGTGGTGCCTTAATCGCCGCAGCGCGGCAGGCGCATTCGCGGTAGGGTTGTTTTTCGCTTTTATTCCGGTGCCGTTTCAGATGTTGCTGGCTGCCGGAGGCGCCATCTTATTTAGGGTCAACCTGCCGTTATCCGTCGCCCTGGTTTGGCTGACGAACCCGGTGACGATGCCGCCAATTTTTTATGGCGTCTACAAGGTCGGTTCACTGATATTAGGACGTCACGGCGATAAGTTTCATTTTGAGCCAACCTGGGAATGGTTTACCCGCAGTATTGAAACCGTCGGCCCGGCTTTTATGCTTGGCTGTTTGGTCTGCGCCACAGTGGCAGCCATTATTGGCTACTTTGGTATTTTTTGGCTGTGGCGCTATTCGGTGGCCAGAAGCTGGCAAAAGCGCAAAGAAAAACGCCAGCACGATTAACGAAAAAAGCCCCGCTAAGCGGGGCTTTTTTACATGCCGGACAGCACTCTTGCTGGCTGCAGCCGCCCGGCCTTAAAGGCCGGATAAAGCGTGGCGACCAAGGCAATGGCCAGCGCCAAGGCGGCGGTGATTAGCACATCACCCACTTTGATTTGGGTGGGAATGGTGTCGGTAAAGTAAATGTCGCCTGGCAATACCGTTTTGCCGGTCAAATGCTGCCACCCCGATAAAATATCCGGCAGCGTCCAGGCTAACAGCAGCCCCAGCCCGATACCAATAAGCACCCCAACGCCGCCAAGAAAGCCGCCGCGCCACAAGAAAATGGCACTAATGGTTTTTTGCCGGCAACCAATGGAGCGCAGCATGGCAATTTGCGGCGCTTCTTCGCGCACCGTCACCATCAATAGCGAAATAATATTAAAGCTCGCCACCAGCATAATAAGCCCCACCACCAGGTAGATGATCACCCTCACCATTTGAATGTCTTGGTAAAGGTGACCTTGGGTGCGGGTCCAGTTATCCATATACAGCGCTTCATGGGCCTGAAAGCCAACGGTACGTGCCACGGTGTCAGCGGCAAAAACATCACGAATTTTTAGGCGTAGCCCTTGCGGCTGCTGGTTATCGTTCCATTGATTAGCAGTACTGAGCGGCATATAGGCCAGGCTGTAATCAAGCTGGCCGCCGATATTCAAAACGCCCACCAGGGTTAACTGGTGCCGCCTCGGCGTTGATAAGCCACCGCTACCGGGCGGCGCTACCAAAATACTGACCGAGTCCCCCACCTTGGCACCGAGCTTTTTAGCCAAGGCCTGCCCTAAAATCAGGCTGTTGCTTTTGGCTTCAAAGGCCTTGGTCATGGCCGGCGAAATAAACTGGCTTAGCCCCGACACCGCCTTTTCTTTTTTCAGACTAATGCCGCGCAGTACCAGCGCGTTTAAATGCGCACCGCTAACGGCTAAGGCATTGATGGTGCGAAAAGGCGCCACCGCTTCAACTTGCGGGTCTGATTTCGCCAGGGTTGCCAAGCTTTGTGGCCTTTTGAGCTCGCCGTCCATGGCAATAAGTTCAACCTGCGGTACTAACGACAAAAAGCGCTCGGTTAGCACTTTTTGAAAACCGTTCATCACACTTAGCACCAGCACTAAAACCAGGCAGCCAAGGGCAACACCGCTAACCGCAGCGATGCGCAAAAAACGTTGCAGACGATTAAAATGGCCCTGGCGAAACTGCCGCCAAGCCAGTTGCAAACTGAGCATCATGGTGTCTCCAGCACGCCCTTTTTAAGGGCCAGCACCCGGCTCATTTTCGCCGCTAAGGCGCGGTCGTGGGTGACCACCACAAAGGCAATGCCAAACTCTTGATTAAGCTCATTAATAAGTTGGTAAACCTGTTCGCCGCTGGTTTCATCAAGGTTGCCGGTGGGCTCATCGGCCAGCACCAGCCTTGGCG
Encoded here:
- a CDS encoding DUF2062 domain-containing protein, which translates into the protein MPKKTIKRFMPDHAKIRNHKHLKIFGSLVNEPNLWCLNRRSAAGAFAVGLFFAFIPVPFQMLLAAGGAILFRVNLPLSVALVWLTNPVTMPPIFYGVYKVGSLILGRHGDKFHFEPTWEWFTRSIETVGPAFMLGCLVCATVAAIIGYFGIFWLWRYSVARSWQKRKEKRQHD
- a CDS encoding FtsX-like permease family protein, which codes for MMLSLQLAWRQFRQGHFNRLQRFLRIAAVSGVALGCLVLVLVLSVMNGFQKVLTERFLSLVPQVELIAMDGELKRPQSLATLAKSDPQVEAVAPFRTINALAVSGAHLNALVLRGISLKKEKAVSGLSQFISPAMTKAFEAKSNSLILGQALAKKLGAKVGDSVSILVAPPGSGGLSTPRRHQLTLVGVLNIGGQLDYSLAYMPLSTANQWNDNQQPQGLRLKIRDVFAADTVARTVGFQAHEALYMDNWTRTQGHLYQDIQMVRVIIYLVVGLIMLVASFNIISLLMVTVREEAPQIAMLRSIGCRQKTISAIFLWRGGFLGGVGVLIGIGLGLLLAWTLPDILSGWQHLTGKTVLPGDIYFTDTIPTQIKVGDVLITAALALAIALVATLYPAFKAGRLQPARVLSGM